The sequence below is a genomic window from Chitinophagales bacterium.
TCACTGCTGCCTCGCATACGCCTACATCCGCTGTTTGGGTGATGTCAGATGGACAAGTAATTGATGGATTCTCATCATCCGTGATCGTCACGTCAAAAGTACAAGTGGCTGTATTGCCGTGGATATCGGTTACGGTATAGGTTACCGTTGTTGTTCCAACCGGATAGGTATCGCTCGCATCAGCAGTACCATTGTAGTCATTGGTCACTGATTGTACGCCACAGTTGTCATCTGTTGAAGGGGCGGGAACTGTTACAGCTGCTTCACATACGCCTGCGTCTGCTGTTTGGGTAATATCCGAAGGACAAGAAATAGTTGGGTTTTCATCGTCCGTGATCGTTACGTCAAAAGTACAAGTGGCTGTATTGCCGTGGATATCGGTTACGGTATAGGTTACCGTTGTTGTTCCAACCGGATAGGTATCGCTCGCATCAGCAGTACCATTGTAGTCATTGGTCACTGATTGTACGCCACAGTTGTCATCTGTTGAAGGGGCGGGAACTGTTACAGCTGCTTCACATACGCCTGCGTCTGCTGTTTGGGTAATATCCGCTGGGCAAGAGATTGTTGGATCTTCGTTGTCTGTTACAGTCACAGTAATTGAGCAAGTCGTTTGCCCTCCATTTATAGTTGTGATTGTATAAACAACATTTGTATTTCCTACCGGGTAAAAATCACTTGCATCTGAAGTGTTGTTATAATCATTGGTGATGTTATCAATTCCAGCTCCGTCTCCCACAGCGGGGCCGGGCAATGTCACTTGTGCACCACACAAACCGGCATCATTGGTTTGATTAGCATCAGAAGGACATGTAATTACATAAACATAAACCGTAGCCTGGTCGCAATTGCCAGGATTGGCATCTTCACAAATTTCATAGGTCAACTGATATGTACCCGCAGGCGTATTCGAAGCTACATCAACAGTTCCATCGGGGTTAAGAGTAAGGTTTCCACTTGGATCGGGTGTTAACTCTGTTAAATTTACATCGGCAGGATTTAACAGCTGGCCACCCAAACTGTCATTGTCAAATACATTCAAAACAGCAGTTGCTCCACTTAAACCATTAACAGGGCCAGCAGTATCATTCACTGCTACGATATCAAGAGGTTCATTATATATTACAGCAGTATCCTCATCTTCATATGGATTGCCATTATAGATAGTAAAAACAGAAGCAATATTCTGGATTGAATCCAGATTCAAATCGCCTGAAGTAATAAAATAACTTTCTATTATTGTTGCACTGTTACCCACAGTAATTGTACTAATGGTGGAATCTAAACCTGTTAAAGGGTCAGTTACTTCAATATCGAACAGATCAACATTACCGGTATTGCTTACAACAATGGTATAGGTAATTTCCTCGTTGGCATGACTATAAGTAAAAGGATCAACAGATTTGCTGATACTTACACTTGGATCGGGACAGAATAAATTTCCCAAATCTACTTCCAAGATAGCAGAGGCTGTTGTTCCTTCAGCATCAGTAATAGTGAGTACTGCATCATATACATTGGTAGTGGAATTATAGATATGACATGGATTAGCCGCAGTAGATGACCCCCCATCACCAAAATCCCATGAATACGTATATGGCGGGGTTCCTCCAGATGTGAGTTCCTGAAAACATACTTCAGTAGTAGAAGAGGTAAACTCACCACAAGAGTAAGTGAAATTTGGTATCAAAACTGAAACCGGGGCAAAATTTCTAGCACATTTAGAAGGTGAATAATCCCCACATTGTGAAACATACCCTGCCCCCCCAGGATTAGAACATTGTGCGCCAGCAGAAGTTGACCAAGCCACCCAGGTGTTTATCATTTCTATTTCCTGGCCATAAGTAAATGTGATGGGCCCTAAAAGCACTGCATCAAACTGGCCGGGAGACAAAACATCAAAAGAACAATCACTGATCAAAGTACTAAAACTACCATCAATATAAACTTCCGAACTTGTTCTTACAGCATATCTGTTGGTACCGGTTCCATTAATAAAGGTACCCCAAAGATATACATCCACTTGTTGTCCTGTGCTGAAAATCGGAAGTGGGTCACCATTTTGATCAGCCAGGTAAACACCTGCCATGTTTACATCATTGGCAGTACAGGGATTACCCTGAATACCACAGGAGTTGTTTAAATAACACTCACCGGTCCAGGGATCATTACTGGCATTGTTAACCGCGCCAGGCTCACAGGTGCTTGATTGCGCAAAAACGCCTGTAGTGCTAAACAATAGCATAAAAAACCCGACAAGCAGGTTAATGTATTTCAGTTTCATACTTTTTATTTTTGTATTACTTTCAGCAAAACCACTTAGAAGGGATTGGCTTTCCTTAGAAGACACGTTAGTTATTTTCATATCTGATAGTTGGTGTAATGTGGAAATTAAGTTTAAGTAAAATTCTTATGGTTCAATCAGTTTTATACTACTTTATACGTAAAAAACAAAAAAAGATACCTCAAATTCATAGTTATTAGCTCAATTGAAATTTCGTCAATAAAATTAAATATCATTTAAGTCACTTAAAAAGTGTCCTCTTTATTTTTCGGGACACAAAGCTAATAATTAAAACTAATATTTCAAGGCAATGTAATCTTGATAACTAAAAAAATCAAGTATTTCTTTCTAAGTAAAAATACCAGTAAGATTTTCCATACATTAAAATTACAAAAAAACTGTTAAAAAGCTTGTCAATTAAGAGGTGATGAATGTTATCTTATTTTATTAACCCAAAAATAATTTAACTGCTCTTGGAAATAACAATAGAAATTTAACAATTCAATTGCTTTAAAACTGTCTAAAGTTAATGCTTAAGTCCAATTGCTTATTATAATTTGAATTAAACTGAAAGCCGGAATATTTCGATTATACAAATGCTGAAAAACAATTTGATATGAACTGAAAAAATATTCAGCAATAAAAAACCCCGGAAAAATCCGGGGTCAATATGTTGTATGTTTAAATTTAATATCAAATTCCAACAGAAGGTTTTGGTAAAGCTTTTAAAATTTCTTCACTGGCTTCTGATTCAAATTTTTCAAAGTTTTTATTGAATTTTTCCGCAAGTACGTTTGCCTTTTTATCATATGCCTCTTTATCAGACCATGTATCACGTGGGTTTAATACTTCTGCAGGAACACCGGGAAAAGTCAATGGCACTTCAACACCAAATACAGGGTGTGCTTTATACTCCACTCCATTCAAACCACCATTCAATGCTGCTGTAATCATGGCACGGGTATATTTCAACTTCATTCTTCTACCAACACCATAGGGGCCGCCTGTCCAGCCGGTATTCACCAGCCACACATTCACTTTGTTCTCTTTCATTTTCCTGCCCAGCATTTCTGCATATTTGGTGGGGTGCAATGGCAAAAATGGCGCGCCAAAACAGGCTGAAAAAGTGGCCTGAGGTTCTGTTACTCCTTCTTCAGTTCCGGCAACTTTAGCTGTATAGCCCGAAATAAAATGAAACATAGCCTGCCCCGGAGTTAATTTAGAGATCGGAGGCAAAACGCCAAAGGCATCAGCAGTCAGGAAGAATATGTTTTTGGGAATTCCACCTTTGGATGGCTCCACAGCATTGTAAATATGGTGTATAGGATAAGACACCCTGGTATTTTCTGTAATGCTGGTGTCTTCATAGTTTACAGTTCGCGTACCTTCAAAAAACTTTACATTCTCAAGGATAGCTCCAAATTTTATAGCTCCGTAAATTTCAGGTTCTTTTTCAGCGCTAAGGTCAATACATTTTGCGTAGCATCCTCCTTCAAAGTTGAATACCGCATCTTCAGACCAACCATGTTCATCATCGCCTATCAATTCCCTTCTGGGATCGGCAGAAAGTGTTGTTTTTCCGGTACCGGACAATCCAAAAAACACCGCTACATCACCCTTCTCCCCAATATTTGAGGAACAGTGCATAGCAAGCACATTGTGTTCAAAAGGCAAAATAAAGTTCAATACCGAGAAAATGCCTTTTTTGATCTCACCGGTATAAGCCGTTCCGCCAATAATCACTGTTTTCTTGGTAAAATTAATGATGGCAAAATTGTGCTGTCTTGTTGCGTCTTCTTCAGCATCTGCCATAAAACCCGGTGCGGCTATCACATGCCAATCCGGTTCCGCCTTTTTGATCTCTTCGCGTGAAGGGCGCAAAAACATATTCGATGCAAACATATTCTGCCAGGGGAATTCAGTGACCACCCGGATATTCAAGCGGTATTTGTCATCGGCACAAGCATACGCATCTCTTACATACAACTCTTTGTCATCAAAGTATGCCGTTACTTTTTTGTAAAGGCGATCAAATTTATCCGGGTCAAAAGGCAGGTTTACTGCGCCCCAATCAACTGCTGATTCCGTATAATCGTCTTTTACAATAAAACGATCTTTCGGAGATCTTCCGGTGAATTCACCAGTGTTGACTACCAGTGCACCGGTATCATTCAATACACCAAGATTTTTACCCAGCGTATGTTCTGTCAGCTCTGCCGGGGTTAAATTCCAATAGGCCTTCTTCGCTTTTCCCAATCCAAGATCTTCTAGTTTCGCTGCGGGATTTTTGAGCCCTGCTTCTACCATGACTGCTTTTTTTGATTATAAGGTGTCAAAGTTAAATAAATTTCCCCATGCCCTATTAACCTGAGTTCGATAATTATTTAAAAGCTCAGAAATTTATTAAAATGCAACCTGCCAGAGGCAAAGACAAGTAAGAAAGAAACATTTGTGAATATCTATCGGGAAAAACCGCATACCCGCTCGAACGCTTCCATTCGGACGGGGATACAACGCTGTATATTGGGTTTTATGGATTATTTAATGCCAGAAAACAGCAATCTTCTTTCTGGAAATATCTCAAAATAGCCCGCTATTATATCAATATTTCCAGTCGAATCTCACTATTTTCAGGCATTCTGAGCCCTAAATAATTTCAAAACTCAGATTATATTAAAACTTAACAACTAATAAATGCTTTTTTAAAAGCAGGAAATATTGTTGAAGTTTTATTTTTGGGGAATAGCTACACCTGAACCTTCTTTCAAAGAATTTCCAGATTTATAAATCGGATTCAATTTTTTAACTCAACTTGTAGATTTTGCCCGGCAATTGGGTGATCAAACCTTTGAATTCGAGTTCAAGCAACATTCCTGCTAAAAAACTATTGCTGTAGCCAGATTTTATGCTCAATTGATCAATGGGTATTTCTGCATTTTCTTTCAGCAAATCAATTACTTTAAGTTCTTCATTTTTCAAATCAAGCGGCAATTCATACTGCGCATTTTTTTGCATACCCTTTATGTCCTGCCAGGCCATCTGCTCGGGAAATTTTGCCGGATCATCCAATATCTGGGCCTTCAAAATTTTTATCAGGTAATTACAGCCCTGCGAATTTTCCTGATCGTAATTCCCGGGGACTGCAAAAACATCCCTGTTACAACTGAAAGCTATTTCAGCCGTAATCATTGAGCCGCCTTTCTTTTTGGTCTCAACAACAATTAATGCATCCAACATTCCGGCCACAATTCGATTGCGCTTGGGAAAATTCTCCTTTTCAAATTTAGAATCCGACATAAATTCGGTAAGTAAGCCGCCCTGATTGGTCATTTTTGCGGCAATATTCCTGTGCACCGAGGGGTAAATCGTATGCAAGCCATGCCCCAGAACTGCCACTGTATCCAATTCCTTATCCAATGCAGCAGTATGCGCGGCAATATCAATTCCATAGGCCAAACCACTTATCACAAGGGGCTTATAAGGTGCAATGGCCTCTATAATTTCGCGCACCGCTTTTTTGCCATAATTGGTGGCATTGCGTGTACCCACAATTCCAATAACCTTTCTGTTATTCAAATCTGTATTGCCTTTGTAAAACAGCACAAGGGGATGGTCGTAGGTGTTTTTTAAACGATACGGAAAAGCCTTGTCCAAATAGGAAATGAGCTGGACATTATTTTTCTCCGCCCACTCAACTTCCTGATGGGCTCTTTCTATGGCTTCCCCGATAACTCCCTTTTCAGCTTTTTTTAATTTCGGGATCAGTTGGATCAAGTCATTTTGATTTTCAAAAACCTGGTCAACCCCACCGAAATGCGCCATAATATTGCGCGCCTTCACCGGGCCTATTCCGGGCAAAAGACCTAAAGCGATCAGGTATTTTAATTCTTCTTTACTCAATTGCCTATTTTTGCGATAGAAATAATAATCAAAGGATGAAAATAATAAATATGCGCTTTATCAGCTTGTTTGCCTTATTGTTAATTTTTCAAGGAGTAAATGCCCAGCACAACCCATTGCAACCGCCCAATACCTACCAAAACCCGGACAATCCCTGGTACTGGAAAAACAAAAAACCGCATGAGGGCTACTGGCAACAGGATGTGCGTTACGAAATCGATGCCTACATCAATGACCAAACTAATATTCTGGATGCCACTCAAAAATTGACCTATTGGAACAATTCGCCAGACACCTTACATGAAGTATTTTTCATTCTCTACCAGGAAGCCTTTCAGCCGGAATCTTATTACCACAAGCTTTACCAAGCCAATGGCAGGAAAGTAAAATTCGGGGAATACGAAGCCGAAGGCCTGGGCACGGAAATCGAAAAAATGGAGCAAAATGGAAAGGCGCTGGAAATAGAACAGGAAAGCACCGTTTTGCGCATCAAACTGGCCGAGCCAATTTTACCCGGTGGCAGCACAAGCTTTGACATAGCATTCAAAACCTATTTTGACTACGGCAGCATTCGCAGGAGAATGAAGCAGTTCGAGCATTTTGGCAACAAACATTACAATGGCGTGCATTGGTATCCGAAAATTGCAGTATATGACAAAAAATTTGGCTGGCAGACCGATCAGCATTTAGGTCGCGAGTTTTATTCCAATTTCGGGACTTTTGAAGTAAGCCTGAATTTCCCATCTAATTACATAGTAGAAGCTACCGGAAACTTGCTCAATCGAGAAGAAATGTTGCCCGATTCGCTGCGCCAAAAACTGGACATCTCCAATTTCAAGGACAAGCCCTGGAATGAAAAACCTTCGGTAATCATACCCTATGATTCCACGGAAAGGAAAATCTGGAAATTCCATGCAGAGAACGTGCACAATTTCGCCTTTACGGCCGATCCGAGTTATCGCATTGGCACCGCCTATTGGAATGATATAGAATGCGTGGCATTGGTAATGGAGCAGCACGCTTCCGGCTGGCAGAATGTTGCCCAACTCACGGCAGATATTGTACAGATTTACTCCGAGGATTTTGGCATGTATGCCTATCCCAAGATGGTGGTGGCCGATGCCGAAGATGGTATGGAATATCCCATGCTGACGCTTTGCGGAGGAAAAGATCCCAGCAATAGAGGGTTGATTGCCCACGAGATCGGGCACAATTGGTTTTATGGGATGCTCGGCTCCAATGAAACCTATCGAGCTGCTTTGGACGAAGGTTTTACCCAATTTCTCACGGCATGGGCATTGGAAAAATTAGACGGTAAAAACCGCAAACATTATCCCTATGAAGGCTATTCCGCCCGCTTTAAGGATTCGCTGGAAAATCGTGAAGTCAGGGTGTATTATGGCTATCTGGCAGATGCGATTCGCCATCAGGATGCTCATTTGAATACGCACTCGGATGGATTTCACGGAGCCATTCGTCATGGTGGCGGATACCGGCATGTGTATTACAAAACGGCAGCCATGCTCTACAATTTGCAATATGTACTTGGAGATTCCCTTTTTCAAAAGGCCATTCAAAATTACGTAAGCACTTGGTCCATTGCCCATCCTTATTTTGATGATATGCGACAGGCTTTTAAAGATGGTGCCGGGGGCGTGGATCTCAATTGGTTTTTTGATCAGTGGCTGGAAACGGATAAACGCGTGGATTATGCCATTAAGAAAGTGAAGAAAACCGGGAAAACGGATTCGGGCTATACCTATGATATTACCATCAAAAGAAAAGAACGGCAACAACAGCCCATCGATTTGCTATTGACTACAAAAGAAGGCGACTCCGTAAAATATTATATTCCCAATACTTGGTTTGAAAAAGAAACCGATGCCAAAACGCTGGATCGCTGGATTGGTTGGGACAAATTGCAAAAAACCTATACGGCCGAAGTGGAAGTGCCGGGCAAATTGAAAAACGCCATTATTGACCCGAGTTACCGTTTGGCGGATATTTACCGACCGGACAATACTATTCGCGGCAAAGTGGATTTCCGATTGGATGGCTTTGTGAGGCAATGGCTGCCCACGCGCAAAAAATACACGATGTACATGCGCCCCGATCTCTGGTGGAATGCCTACGATGGCTTGAGACCAGGACTGGTTTGGAGCGGGCATTATATGCGCTATAAGCACAAGTTTGAACTGGGTATTTGGGGCGGAACAGGATTGTTGCAGGGCAGCAGTTCCCGCTTTTTCTACCCCGAGGGCAAAACCAAAAAATTCGACAAAATCAATTACCGCTTTCGCTACAGCACGGGACTAAACAAGCGCATCAAAGGCGGTGAGATTTCCGTATGGTCGCAATATTTGGAAGGACTGGAAGCTTATGAGCTGAAATTTGGGCAGAATTTCCCGAGCAATTTCAGCTATGCCATTTCCGTGCGCTCTCTCAATCGTCCGAGGGCTGAAAAGTTGAATTACCTGCATTATCCCAATGAATGGATTGCCGAAAAGCTGAACAATTCGCTGAATCTTGAGCTGGGCTATCATTATAAAAAAGGAAAGGTGAAAGGCGATCTGTCGCTGTACATCCGCAGCAGTGCGCTGTTCAGCGATTTCGATTACCACTACGCTGCCTTTGAATCAAAACAGGAAACCGATCTATGGCGCTTTGAACTGCGCAGCCGATTGTACGGCAGAATAGGAACGGGCAGCAATCCCGCACCGGAATCGATGTTGTTTGCCGCAGGTGCCAATAATGAGGAAATGATGGACAATGCTTTCACCCGCAGCCAGGGCTATTTCCCGCCTTCTTGGTCGGGCTTTGGCGCTGAGACTTCTCCCTTTCATGCCGGGGGTGGATTGAACTTGCGGGGCTATGCCAACTATCTGATTACCGAGGAACATGATGGGAATACTTATCTAGCCTATAAAGGACAATCAGGTGCGGCCATCAACCTGGAGCTGGATTTTGACAATATCATCAACTGGCGACCCAAACGCTGGAACAAATACATCCATATCGATACCTATCTTTTTG
It includes:
- the pckA gene encoding phosphoenolpyruvate carboxykinase (ATP), which translates into the protein MVEAGLKNPAAKLEDLGLGKAKKAYWNLTPAELTEHTLGKNLGVLNDTGALVVNTGEFTGRSPKDRFIVKDDYTESAVDWGAVNLPFDPDKFDRLYKKVTAYFDDKELYVRDAYACADDKYRLNIRVVTEFPWQNMFASNMFLRPSREEIKKAEPDWHVIAAPGFMADAEEDATRQHNFAIINFTKKTVIIGGTAYTGEIKKGIFSVLNFILPFEHNVLAMHCSSNIGEKGDVAVFFGLSGTGKTTLSADPRRELIGDDEHGWSEDAVFNFEGGCYAKCIDLSAEKEPEIYGAIKFGAILENVKFFEGTRTVNYEDTSITENTRVSYPIHHIYNAVEPSKGGIPKNIFFLTADAFGVLPPISKLTPGQAMFHFISGYTAKVAGTEEGVTEPQATFSACFGAPFLPLHPTKYAEMLGRKMKENKVNVWLVNTGWTGGPYGVGRRMKLKYTRAMITAALNGGLNGVEYKAHPVFGVEVPLTFPGVPAEVLNPRDTWSDKEAYDKKANVLAEKFNKNFEKFESEASEEILKALPKPSVGI
- the dprA gene encoding DNA-processing protein DprA, with the translated sequence MSKEELKYLIALGLLPGIGPVKARNIMAHFGGVDQVFENQNDLIQLIPKLKKAEKGVIGEAIERAHQEVEWAEKNNVQLISYLDKAFPYRLKNTYDHPLVLFYKGNTDLNNRKVIGIVGTRNATNYGKKAVREIIEAIAPYKPLVISGLAYGIDIAAHTAALDKELDTVAVLGHGLHTIYPSVHRNIAAKMTNQGGLLTEFMSDSKFEKENFPKRNRIVAGMLDALIVVETKKKGGSMITAEIAFSCNRDVFAVPGNYDQENSQGCNYLIKILKAQILDDPAKFPEQMAWQDIKGMQKNAQYELPLDLKNEELKVIDLLKENAEIPIDQLSIKSGYSNSFLAGMLLELEFKGLITQLPGKIYKLS
- a CDS encoding HYR domain-containing protein, giving the protein MKLKYINLLVGFFMLLFSTTGVFAQSSTCEPGAVNNASNDPWTGECYLNNSCGIQGNPCTANDVNMAGVYLADQNGDPLPIFSTGQQVDVYLWGTFINGTGTNRYAVRTSSEVYIDGSFSTLISDCSFDVLSPGQFDAVLLGPITFTYGQEIEMINTWVAWSTSAGAQCSNPGGAGYVSQCGDYSPSKCARNFAPVSVLIPNFTYSCGEFTSSTTEVCFQELTSGGTPPYTYSWDFGDGGSSTAANPCHIYNSTTNVYDAVLTITDAEGTTASAILEVDLGNLFCPDPSVSISKSVDPFTYSHANEEITYTIVVSNTGNVDLFDIEVTDPLTGLDSTISTITVGNSATIIESYFITSGDLNLDSIQNIASVFTIYNGNPYEDEDTAVIYNEPLDIVAVNDTAGPVNGLSGATAVLNVFDNDSLGGQLLNPADVNLTELTPDPSGNLTLNPDGTVDVASNTPAGTYQLTYEICEDANPGNCDQATVYVYVITCPSDANQTNDAGLCGAQVTLPGPAVGDGAGIDNITNDYNNTSDASDFYPVGNTNVVYTITTINGGQTTCSITVTVTDNEDPTISCPADITQTADAGVCEAAVTVPAPSTDDNCGVQSVTNDYNGTADASDTYPVGTTTVTYTVTDIHGNTATCTFDVTITDDENPTISCPSDITQTADAGVCEAAVTVPAPSTDDNCGVQSVTNDYNGTADASDTYPVGTTTVTYTVTDIHGNTATCTFDVTITDDENPSITCPSDITQTADVGVCEAAV
- a CDS encoding M1 family metallopeptidase; the encoded protein is MKIINMRFISLFALLLIFQGVNAQHNPLQPPNTYQNPDNPWYWKNKKPHEGYWQQDVRYEIDAYINDQTNILDATQKLTYWNNSPDTLHEVFFILYQEAFQPESYYHKLYQANGRKVKFGEYEAEGLGTEIEKMEQNGKALEIEQESTVLRIKLAEPILPGGSTSFDIAFKTYFDYGSIRRRMKQFEHFGNKHYNGVHWYPKIAVYDKKFGWQTDQHLGREFYSNFGTFEVSLNFPSNYIVEATGNLLNREEMLPDSLRQKLDISNFKDKPWNEKPSVIIPYDSTERKIWKFHAENVHNFAFTADPSYRIGTAYWNDIECVALVMEQHASGWQNVAQLTADIVQIYSEDFGMYAYPKMVVADAEDGMEYPMLTLCGGKDPSNRGLIAHEIGHNWFYGMLGSNETYRAALDEGFTQFLTAWALEKLDGKNRKHYPYEGYSARFKDSLENREVRVYYGYLADAIRHQDAHLNTHSDGFHGAIRHGGGYRHVYYKTAAMLYNLQYVLGDSLFQKAIQNYVSTWSIAHPYFDDMRQAFKDGAGGVDLNWFFDQWLETDKRVDYAIKKVKKTGKTDSGYTYDITIKRKERQQQPIDLLLTTKEGDSVKYYIPNTWFEKETDAKTLDRWIGWDKLQKTYTAEVEVPGKLKNAIIDPSYRLADIYRPDNTIRGKVDFRLDGFVRQWLPTRKKYTMYMRPDLWWNAYDGLRPGLVWSGHYMRYKHKFELGIWGGTGLLQGSSSRFFYPEGKTKKFDKINYRFRYSTGLNKRIKGGEISVWSQYLEGLEAYELKFGQNFPSNFSYAISVRSLNRPRAEKLNYLHYPNEWIAEKLNNSLNLELGYHYKKGKVKGDLSLYIRSSALFSDFDYHYAAFESKQETDLWRFELRSRLYGRIGTGSNPAPESMLFAAGANNEEMMDNAFTRSQGYFPPSWSGFGAETSPFHAGGGLNLRGYANYLITEEHDGNTYLAYKGQSGAAINLELDFDNIINWRPKRWNKYIHIDTYLFADGGILHYNAGGENEFAQPRMDAGAGTVLTIKRFGPLETIKPLSIRFDVPFYLSHAPALEDNVQFRFVVGVSRSF